Part of the Citrobacter sp. Marseille-Q6884 genome, GCGCATAAATATCTAACAGCTCGGCCGCCACATCGCGTACTTTCTCAGCGGCTTTCTGACGTGCGCGTGACCAGGCGTCGCCCCCGAGTTTATGCAGCGGCGCATTCTCCTCTGCGCCACCCGCGTAGCGGCTGATCAGATGTAAAGAGGAGACTGGCACATACAGTTTGGCGTCGTTGGCGTAGGTGAGCATCAGGTATTCGCCCGTAATACCACCTGCTTCCAGGGTTGTCATACCCGCATAGCGACCCACACCGTGTTCAAGATGAACCACCGGCTGGCCAGGGTGCAGCTCAGCGAGGTTACGGATTAATGTGTCCGGGTTGATCGTGCGACGCGAGTCCTGACGGCGGCGCGCCACGCGCTCACCGAGAAGGTCACTTTCGCAGATCAGTGCCAGATTCCGCTTAGTGTCGATAAACCCGTGCTCTGCCGAGCCAATCATCAGGTAACGGCCAGTCTCTACGGCTTCATCGAGGCGCAAAATGCGCTTCGGCGCAATCTTGATACGGGCGAGAAGTTCACCGAGCGCCTCACGACGACCCTCGCTTTCAACCGAGAACACCACCGGGCCATTAAAGGCCTCGAGGAATTTGCGTAGCGCATCCAGCGGTGCTTTTTGCTGGGCCTGTACCGCCAGTTCTGGCAGCTTCTGGTATCCCAGGTTGGTATTCGCGGCTTTCTTCGGCAGGCTCTCGGTTTTAAGCTGCACGCGCGGCCAGCGTTTAAGTTCAGAGAACAGCTCATCCACGCGCAACCACAGTGATTCTGGTGGCAGAAGCGGGCGCATCGGATCGACGCCCCGGTTCTCAAAGCGTGAGAAAGTATCCGCCTGGAAGCGTTCCGCGCTGGTCTCCAGATCGCCGGTATTCACTAACAGCGTATTAGCGGGGAAGTAGCTGAACAGTGGCGGCAGCGGCTCGCTGAAAAACAGCGGTTGCCAGTATTCGATTCCGGCAGGCAGCGTACCTTTGCTGACCTGCTGATAAATATGCTCGGCGTCGCGTTTAACTTCAAAGGTATCGCGCCACTGGCTACGGAACAGCTCAATGGCCGTTTTATCCGTCGGGAATTCGTGCGCAGGCAATAAGTTAATGGCCTCGACTTCTTCCAGCGTGCGCTGAGTGTCTGTGTCAAACAGCCGCAGACTGTCGATTTCATCATCAAAGAAATCAAGACGGTAAGGGAGCTCGCTGCCCATCGGGAACAGATCCAGCAGTGCGCCGCGCGTGGCATATTCACCGTGTTCCATCACCTGATCAACGTGGCGGTAACCGGCACTGTCCAGTTGCTCGCGCAGGGCGTCACGGGACAGACGCTGACCCTTTTTCATCACCAGCGCGTGACCGTGCAGATAGCTGTGCGGGCATACGCGCTGCATCAGCGTATTGACCGGTACAATCAGCACGCCGCGCTGCATCGACGGTAGCTGATAAAGCGTTGAGAGCCGTGAGGAGATGATTTCCTGATGTGGTGAAAAACTGTCGTAAGGGAGCGTTTCCCAGTCTGCCAGGTTCATCACCATCTGATCGGTGAACTGACGTATTTCATCATGCAGGCGCAGGGCATTTTGCATGTCCGGCGCGATGAGCACCACCGGACCAGCGTGGTGTTCGGCTATTTCTGCCACCAGCGTAGCGCAGGCGGCACCGGTAAGTTCACCTAACTGGCGCTGATCGCCAGCTTTCGCTGGGAGCGTGTAACGATGTTGTTCAGGCATAACGGTTGTAAGGATCTCGTTTAGGTATACGTCTGATAAGCAATGTTCTTTATTATCCGTGATCGTTTCTCATAAGCAAATTGAATCGCCCCCGAATGGGGGCAAAAAAAGTGTTGGGATTAGCGGGCGTTGGTCGCGAAAGAGGGCGGGGAAAAGAGCAAATCGGCGACGGTTTTTTGTGAAATCTTCCTTACCGCAAGTCCTGTCAGCGTACAGAGCAGCAGGCAGGCGAACGGATAAATCAGCAGCAGTGTCAGTTCCATTGTCGCCGGCCATTCAGCGTGATTAATTTTAGGGATTAACGTTAAGCTGAAGAACTCAACCAGGATACGGTGGGTGGTGTAAATGGCGATGGTGTTTGCGCCAATGACGCTTAACGGACTGGAAGCACGCATGCCAACGCGCTGCTCGAACTGATAAAACGTCTTCATGATGAGCACAATGGAAAGCAGCGAAAGGAACAGCGAAACATTTACCCACCATGCCATGATGGACAGGATCACGCTCATCGCCACGATGATGGGGTGACGGCGCAGTGGAACCTCTTTAATCCCAATCATAAGCGTTGCGCCAAACCATGCGCCGAGACAGTACCAGGGCAGGTTACGTATTACGCTGTTCATTCCCCACCAGGGCGTCGGGAAGAAATTGATAGCGATGCTCAGTAACGCGAACAGCACCAGCAGGGGGGACGCCCAGCGGCTGAGGATTTTGCACACAATAAAATAGACGACCAGGGCGTACAGATACCACAGGCTGGTACTGGCGGTCAGCATGCCGCGCGTAAACTCACCCACGGAGTCCGCATAGGCGGCGTTGGCGGTATGCGTCAGATCACGCTCCGGGGCTAAGCCGTCATTGAGCGCGCTTATGGCCAGCCACTGAACTACGCCCCACAGAGCCAGCACCCAGACAATATGCCAGATCCGCTTATTCGCGCAGGTTGCCCAGGGCTCGTCGTCGATGTAGCGACGGATCAGATACCCCGATATAAAGAAAAAGACCGGCATTCGAAACGGCGCCAGGTAGAGATTGAGGTAGATCCAGCATTTCGTCAGGAGTGGTGAAAGCGGGTGCTGAAACGTGGTGAGTTGCGGGTAAAAGGTAATGACCGAGTGGTAGATAACCACCAGACAGATGCACAACCCTTTGATTTGATTAATCCATAGTTCTTTTTTATTCATTGTGATGGCGTATTCCTGTTGCTTGATAGAGATTGCCATCCTGCGGTTACCGGGGGCGCCTGTAATGCGTAACCGTCTGCATTTTATTTTTTTCAGATAAAGATCAGGATCAAACGCGGATGAGAAGAGAGATAACTTTAGAAGATTGATTTGTTTATGCTTTTCAGCGTAAAGCTGACGAACACTTACGGTTCAGTCATTTACCCATTCTGCTTTCGCTTATATACTCGTGACTTTGCTAACAGCAACCAGACGGATTTCATGTATCAACCTGTCGCTCTATTCATCGGCCTGCGTTACATGCGTGGGCGTGCTGCAGATCGCTTCGGTCGCTTCGTTTC contains:
- a CDS encoding acyltransferase family protein, producing the protein MNKKELWINQIKGLCICLVVIYHSVITFYPQLTTFQHPLSPLLTKCWIYLNLYLAPFRMPVFFFISGYLIRRYIDDEPWATCANKRIWHIVWVLALWGVVQWLAISALNDGLAPERDLTHTANAAYADSVGEFTRGMLTASTSLWYLYALVVYFIVCKILSRWASPLLVLFALLSIAINFFPTPWWGMNSVIRNLPWYCLGAWFGATLMIGIKEVPLRRHPIIVAMSVILSIMAWWVNVSLFLSLLSIVLIMKTFYQFEQRVGMRASSPLSVIGANTIAIYTTHRILVEFFSLTLIPKINHAEWPATMELTLLLIYPFACLLLCTLTGLAVRKISQKTVADLLFSPPSFATNAR